Proteins found in one Deltaproteobacteria bacterium genomic segment:
- the vsr gene encoding DNA mismatch endonuclease Vsr — translation MDTLTPLERSERMSRVKSRDTKPEKAVRSLLHSLGYRYRLQGKDLPGRPDLLFRSRRKVVFVHGCFWHRHRGCALARLPKSRLNFWLPKLESNAMRDRTAQSRLRKMGWNYLVVWECQIGDREKLSKRLIEFLS, via the coding sequence ATGGACACCCTGACTCCACTGGAGCGAAGTGAAAGAATGTCGCGGGTCAAATCCCGCGACACCAAACCGGAAAAAGCCGTTAGGAGTCTCCTCCATTCGCTGGGTTACCGTTATCGGCTCCAGGGAAAGGACCTGCCGGGTCGTCCCGATCTCCTGTTCCGTTCACGGCGAAAGGTCGTTTTCGTACACGGATGTTTCTGGCACCGCCACAGGGGATGCGCACTGGCCCGCCTGCCGAAAAGCCGCTTGAATTTCTGGTTGCCCAAGCTCGAGTCGAATGCAATGCGAGACCGGACTGCGCAGTCGCGCCTGAGAAAGATGGGGTGGAATTATTTGGTCGTCTGGGAGTGCCAAATAGGGGATCGAGAGAAACTCTCGAAGCGGCTGATTGAGTTCCTCTCTTAA
- a CDS encoding TonB family protein: MYIEPDPPRRSRFVIATIVVSVLFHVGVSAGLSEMSPPKPKAVSYHVAFDPPPPPPPPPMPEPEKPKPKPKAPEPEPAPKVEEPSKAAEPVKEVFGVTKDSVAEDSSFAVRVGNTLMAEQEQTFTDPAKVKTLAPVAEKKPAVKVASPPRLRSSDAPNYPPMARESGREGRVVLRVLIDENGRVRELKVISEDPPEMGFGDAAMAAVRRWVYAAPDTGSEVWFFQPVRFSLEN; the protein is encoded by the coding sequence ATGTACATTGAACCCGATCCGCCGCGTCGTTCGCGATTCGTGATCGCGACGATCGTCGTTTCCGTGCTCTTCCACGTCGGGGTCAGCGCCGGGCTCTCCGAGATGTCGCCGCCGAAACCGAAGGCGGTCTCGTATCACGTCGCGTTCGATCCCCCGCCCCCACCCCCGCCCCCGCCGATGCCCGAGCCGGAGAAGCCGAAGCCGAAACCCAAGGCCCCCGAGCCGGAGCCCGCGCCGAAGGTGGAGGAGCCGTCGAAGGCCGCGGAGCCGGTGAAGGAGGTCTTCGGCGTGACGAAGGATTCCGTCGCCGAGGATTCGAGCTTCGCCGTGCGCGTGGGCAACACGCTCATGGCCGAGCAGGAACAGACCTTCACCGATCCCGCGAAGGTCAAGACGCTCGCGCCGGTGGCCGAGAAGAAGCCCGCCGTGAAGGTGGCGTCGCCGCCGCGACTGCGCAGCAGTGACGCGCCGAACTATCCGCCGATGGCCCGCGAGTCGGGCCGCGAAGGGCGCGTGGTGCTGCGCGTGTTGATCGACGAGAACGGTCGCGTCAGGGAGTTGAAGGTCATCAGCGAGGACCCGCCCGAAATGGGCTTCGGCGACGCCGCCATGGCCGCCGTGCGCCGCTGGGTCTACGCCGCGCCCGACACCGGCAGCGAGGTCTGGTTCTTCCAGCCCGTGCGGTTCAGTTTGGAGAATTGA
- a CDS encoding Eco29kI family restriction endonuclease, which yields MPEARDFREYNPLDYENLTWTLVRELLTRGPFDLPLMEPFVGSGVYALFYDGDFGPYRTLRSADASTPIYAGKAVPAGSRKGNSKNFDGKALFKRIGEHVASINAAENLDIAHFRCRFLVVTPLWITMAERFLIEHFRPVWNQCIDGFGNHTPGIRRGEGEISWWDALHPGRPWARGLRRTRSETDAQRRLQSFLGVNRASDGEPA from the coding sequence GTGCCTGAGGCGAGAGACTTTCGGGAATATAACCCCCTCGACTACGAGAACCTGACGTGGACCCTGGTTCGGGAACTCCTGACTCGGGGCCCATTCGACCTTCCGCTCATGGAGCCCTTTGTCGGATCAGGCGTATACGCTCTGTTCTACGACGGAGATTTCGGGCCGTATCGTACACTGCGATCCGCGGATGCAAGCACTCCCATCTACGCGGGGAAAGCCGTTCCGGCGGGATCACGCAAGGGCAATTCGAAGAACTTCGACGGAAAAGCGCTGTTCAAGCGAATCGGGGAGCACGTAGCGTCGATCAACGCGGCGGAGAACCTGGACATCGCACATTTCCGATGTCGGTTTCTGGTCGTGACACCTCTGTGGATCACGATGGCCGAGAGGTTTCTCATCGAACACTTCAGGCCAGTCTGGAATCAATGCATCGACGGGTTTGGCAACCATACACCGGGCATTAGACGTGGCGAGGGCGAAATTTCGTGGTGGGACGCACTTCACCCGGGGCGGCCTTGGGCTCGCGGTCTACGTAGAACAAGGTCCGAGACGGACGCTCAACGACGTCTGCAGAGTTTTCTCGGGGTGAATCGTGCGTCGGATGGGGAGCCAGCTTAA
- a CDS encoding DNA cytosine methyltransferase, with protein sequence MAERTKTKVSRTPGLRSLELFTGAGGLALGLHFAGFRHVALIDYNRDACRTIERNAERGTIKGVGDWNVVASPIQDVSFEKFGDVDVVAGGPPCQPFSIGGRHRGPEDQRDMIPEFIRAVRVLRPRAFILENVRGLLRKSFATYFQYALLQLSLPTLARRQNETPVDHLARLEKAQTSGKPFEPRYNLVFRVLNAADHGVPQKRERIFIVGFRGDTGIEWCFPEASHSDDALAYTQYVTGEYWERHAVSPPEEFGCAPRETSIRLPAGREPWRTVRDGLVGLPDPRSPRAAMCIPNHVFQPGARVYQGHTGSPLDLPAKTLKAGVHGVPGGENMIAFPNGDLRYFSVREAARIQTFPDEWEFVGAWSESMRQLGNAVPVELARVVAAGVARNLEGSRA encoded by the coding sequence ATGGCCGAACGCACGAAAACCAAAGTCTCGAGAACCCCCGGCCTTCGATCGCTCGAACTCTTCACCGGTGCTGGCGGATTGGCGTTGGGTCTGCACTTCGCGGGGTTTCGACACGTCGCCTTAATCGACTACAATCGCGATGCTTGCCGGACCATCGAGCGAAACGCTGAGCGCGGGACCATCAAAGGCGTCGGCGATTGGAATGTCGTCGCGTCACCGATTCAGGACGTGTCGTTCGAGAAGTTCGGCGACGTCGATGTGGTGGCCGGTGGTCCTCCTTGCCAGCCTTTCAGCATAGGCGGAAGGCACCGCGGGCCCGAGGATCAACGCGACATGATCCCCGAGTTCATTCGGGCCGTGCGCGTGCTGCGGCCGCGCGCCTTCATCCTAGAGAACGTTCGCGGGCTACTTCGCAAGTCGTTCGCCACCTATTTCCAATATGCATTGTTGCAACTGTCGCTGCCCACCTTGGCTCGAAGGCAGAACGAGACCCCTGTCGACCATCTAGCTCGATTGGAAAAAGCCCAGACCTCGGGAAAGCCGTTTGAGCCTCGATACAATCTCGTGTTTCGAGTTCTGAACGCGGCGGATCACGGCGTTCCTCAGAAGCGCGAACGCATTTTTATCGTTGGATTCAGGGGTGACACCGGCATCGAATGGTGCTTCCCGGAAGCTTCCCACTCCGATGACGCACTTGCCTATACGCAATACGTCACGGGGGAGTATTGGGAGCGTCACGCCGTTTCGCCGCCCGAGGAATTCGGGTGTGCTCCACGGGAAACCAGCATACGATTGCCTGCGGGTCGGGAGCCGTGGCGGACAGTAAGGGACGGCCTTGTCGGTCTTCCAGATCCTCGCAGTCCACGCGCGGCGATGTGCATCCCGAACCACGTGTTTCAGCCGGGAGCACGCGTTTATCAGGGTCACACAGGAAGCCCGCTCGATCTGCCAGCAAAGACTCTGAAGGCGGGTGTTCATGGAGTCCCGGGAGGCGAGAACATGATCGCGTTCCCGAATGGGGACTTGCGCTATTTCTCGGTACGAGAAGCGGCACGCATTCAGACTTTTCCCGACGAGTGGGAATTCGTCGGGGCTTGGTCCGAGTCGATGCGGCAACTCGGGAACGCTGTTCCCGTTGAGCTTGCGCGCGTCGTGGCGGCGGGCGTCGCGCGGAATCTGGAGGGATCCCGTGCCTGA
- a CDS encoding ParA family protein: MGKVIAIASQKGGVGKTTTTINIAASLATMRQRTLVIDLDEQNAVGFGLGLSRAQMMSGIYDVFMGRARLRDIIHPTSVPTLKVIPYGKGTLTDEFEKFVRQKGSAPLLKKYIAAVRNSCDFILIDCPPGMGDLTIYALSAADSVLVPMQPEPLSLKTLTQILKIIRKVRRSVNPDLIIEGLLLTMYDENYRISREVARQVWASFPEEVVFRNVIPRSEEFSASFAVGKPIIMQDPDAEIAQAYLRLAKEIMKKAQEEAAGKKPTPSEGGADALY, encoded by the coding sequence ATGGGTAAGGTCATCGCGATCGCATCGCAAAAGGGCGGCGTCGGCAAGACGACGACGACGATCAACATCGCCGCGTCGCTGGCGACGATGCGCCAGCGCACGCTCGTCATCGACCTGGACGAACAGAACGCGGTGGGCTTCGGCCTCGGTCTGTCCCGCGCGCAGATGATGAGCGGCATCTACGATGTCTTCATGGGCCGGGCGCGGCTGCGCGACATCATCCATCCAACGTCCGTCCCCACGCTCAAGGTCATCCCCTACGGCAAGGGCACGCTGACCGACGAGTTCGAAAAGTTCGTGCGCCAGAAGGGCAGCGCGCCGCTGCTGAAGAAGTACATCGCCGCCGTGCGCAACAGTTGCGATTTCATCCTGATCGACTGCCCGCCGGGCATGGGCGACCTGACGATCTACGCCCTGTCGGCCGCGGATTCGGTGCTCGTGCCGATGCAGCCCGAGCCGCTTTCGCTCAAGACCCTGACGCAGATCCTCAAGATCATCCGCAAGGTGCGCCGCAGCGTGAACCCCGATCTCATCATCGAGGGCTTGCTGCTCACGATGTACGACGAGAACTACCGTATCAGCCGCGAAGTCGCGCGTCAGGTGTGGGCGAGCTTCCCCGAGGAGGTCGTGTTCCGCAACGTCATCCCGCGCAGCGAGGAGTTCTCCGCGTCGTTCGCCGTCGGCAAGCCCATCATCATGCAGGACCCCGACGCCGAAATCGCCCAGGCCTATCTGCGTCTTGCGAAAGAGATCATGAAAAAAGCGCAGGAAGAAGCCGCGGGCAAGAAGCCCACGCCGTCCGAGGGCGGAGCCGACGCGCTGTACTGA
- the bamD gene encoding outer membrane protein assembly factor BamD: MMNRTVRAVAVVFVVAFAAACAPKFENMSASEIYDYGSNRFEKRDYSESIEAFEKLIELYPFSTYVTRAELAIADAYFARKRWPEAAVAYKDFAERHPTNEAAPRAIHREGASHDEQRLALDRDQEETLAAEQTLARVVTQYPDYADIADARARLLKVREDLAGRERYIARFYWREKEYYASVMRWQRIVRDFSDTKFLPEALYFSALCYRKLEEPEQAERHEKMLAAKFPDHKLSQKLAGEAAPTSGPAPDSVSP; this comes from the coding sequence ATGATGAATCGGACCGTTCGCGCCGTTGCCGTCGTTTTCGTTGTCGCCTTCGCGGCGGCGTGCGCGCCGAAGTTCGAAAACATGTCGGCGTCCGAAATCTACGACTACGGCTCGAATCGTTTCGAAAAGCGCGACTACTCCGAGTCGATCGAGGCGTTCGAGAAGCTCATCGAGCTCTACCCGTTCAGCACCTACGTCACGCGGGCCGAACTCGCCATCGCCGACGCCTACTTCGCGCGCAAGCGGTGGCCCGAAGCCGCGGTGGCCTACAAGGATTTCGCCGAGCGGCATCCCACCAACGAGGCCGCGCCGCGGGCGATCCACCGCGAAGGCGCGTCGCACGACGAACAGCGCCTCGCCCTCGACCGCGATCAGGAAGAGACGCTCGCCGCGGAACAAACGCTCGCGCGGGTGGTGACGCAGTACCCCGACTACGCCGACATCGCCGATGCGCGGGCGCGGCTGCTGAAGGTGCGCGAGGATCTGGCGGGGCGCGAGCGCTACATCGCGAGGTTCTACTGGCGCGAGAAGGAGTACTACGCCTCGGTCATGCGCTGGCAGCGGATCGTGCGCGATTTCTCCGACACGAAGTTCCTGCCCGAGGCGCTGTATTTCTCGGCGTTGTGCTACCGAAAGCTCGAGGAGCCCGAGCAGGCCGAACGGCACGAAAAAATGCTCGCGGCCAAGTTCCCCGATCACAAGCTCTCGCAAAAACTCGCGGGCGAGGCCGCGCCCACGTCTGGCCCCGCGCCCGACTCGGTTTCGCCGTGA
- the asnS gene encoding asparagine--tRNA ligase → MAPHVYIRDIAAHLGEEIELRGWLYNKRSSGKLHFLQVRDGTQTIQCVMFKGNFDEETFLAADRLPQESSLVVTGKVKEDTRSQLGFELDVTGFRVVHACAEEYPISKKEHGVDFLMNNRHLWLRSKRQHAIVRIRHQIIKAVRDYFDDNGFTLVDAPILTNNACEGTTTLFATDYFGEPAYLSQSGQLYNEPTCQAFGKVYCFGPTFRAEKSKTRRHLTEFWMVEPEVAYMDLDGDMDLAEDFLVFVVGRVLERCEADLAAVERDLEPLRRVQKPFPRISYDEAAEIILRSQAEYEVPFSIGDDLGAEHETVLSKNFDRPVMVHRYPTAVKAFYMKNDPARLERALCVDVIAPEGYGEIVGGGQREDDYDTLVAKIDAHGLPREAFAWYLDVRKFGSIPHAGFGLGIERTVSWICGLHHVRETIPFPRLMGRLSP, encoded by the coding sequence ATGGCGCCCCATGTTTATATCCGCGACATCGCCGCCCATCTGGGCGAGGAGATCGAGCTGCGCGGCTGGCTCTACAACAAGCGCTCCAGCGGCAAGCTCCACTTCCTGCAGGTGCGCGACGGCACGCAGACGATCCAGTGCGTGATGTTCAAGGGCAACTTCGACGAGGAGACCTTCCTCGCCGCCGATCGCCTGCCGCAGGAATCGTCGCTCGTCGTCACCGGCAAGGTGAAAGAAGACACGCGCTCGCAGCTCGGCTTCGAGCTCGATGTCACCGGCTTTCGCGTTGTGCACGCCTGCGCCGAGGAATACCCGATCTCCAAGAAGGAGCACGGCGTCGACTTCCTGATGAACAACCGCCACTTGTGGCTGCGTTCGAAGCGCCAGCACGCGATCGTGCGCATCCGCCACCAGATCATCAAGGCGGTGCGCGACTATTTCGACGACAACGGCTTCACGCTGGTGGACGCGCCGATCCTGACCAACAACGCCTGCGAGGGCACGACGACGCTGTTCGCCACCGACTACTTCGGCGAGCCGGCGTATCTGTCGCAGTCGGGGCAGCTCTACAACGAGCCGACCTGCCAAGCCTTCGGCAAGGTCTATTGCTTCGGACCGACGTTCCGCGCCGAAAAGAGCAAGACGCGCCGTCACCTGACCGAATTCTGGATGGTCGAGCCCGAGGTCGCCTACATGGACCTCGACGGCGACATGGACCTCGCCGAGGACTTCCTCGTCTTCGTTGTCGGGCGCGTACTGGAGCGGTGCGAGGCGGATCTGGCCGCGGTCGAGCGCGATCTCGAACCCCTGCGCCGGGTGCAAAAGCCCTTTCCGCGCATCAGCTATGACGAAGCCGCTGAAATCATCCTACGCTCGCAAGCCGAATACGAGGTGCCCTTTTCTATCGGCGACGATCTGGGCGCCGAACACGAGACCGTGCTGTCGAAGAACTTCGACCGCCCCGTGATGGTCCACCGCTACCCGACGGCCGTTAAAGCGTTCTACATGAAAAACGACCCCGCGCGGCTCGAGCGCGCGCTGTGCGTGGACGTGATCGCGCCCGAGGGCTACGGCGAGATCGTCGGCGGCGGCCAGCGCGAGGACGACTACGACACGCTCGTCGCCAAGATCGACGCGCACGGCCTGCCGCGCGAGGCGTTTGCGTGGTACCTCGACGTGCGCAAGTTCGGATCGATCCCCCACGCGGGATTCGGGCTCGGCATCGAACGCACCGTGTCGTGGATTTGCGGACTTCATCACGTGCGCGAGACGATTCCGTTCCCGCGCCTGATGGGGCGTCTGTCGCCCTGA
- the aspS gene encoding aspartate--tRNA ligase, translated as MAIGKRQWTRTHMCGALRAQHADADVVLFGWVARRRDLGQIIFVDLRDREGIVQVVIDPASVGDELMEQAKTLRGEFVVSIRGRVRTRPEGTRNDGIETGDVEVSATDFEILNEAAVPPFVIVDDVDASEDLRLRYRYLDLRRTRLQRMLMLRHQVARLARNHLSDAGFLEIETPVLTKSTPEGARDYLVPSRVSPGSFYALPQSPQLFKQLLMVAGYDRYFQIVKCFRDEDLRADRQPEFTQIDIETSFLSRDDLFVHIEGMMAAIFREVKGVELPLPFERMSYREAMDRFGSDKPDRRFGLELRDLTADFANSEFRVFRGVLDAGGTIRGICAPVGSYSRKQMDDLAAHVQVFGAQGLFWGKLDGGAWTGGSSKFLSEAEGRAMIETLGAKDGDAFLIVAGKPKVAFDALGALRLKLGRDLNLIDDAKNDLFWVVDFPLLEWSEEDGRFYAMHHPFTSPRDEDIALMETDPGKVLANAYDLVWNGCELGGGSIRIHRRDVQALMFKTLGIGEEEAREKFGFLLDALAFGTPPHGGLAFGFDRLIMLLAGTTNIRDVIAFPKTARASCLMTASPSVVPNSALEDLGIRVLRTT; from the coding sequence ATGGCCATCGGCAAGCGACAATGGACGCGCACTCACATGTGCGGAGCGCTGCGCGCGCAGCACGCGGACGCGGATGTCGTACTCTTCGGATGGGTCGCGCGTCGGCGCGATCTCGGTCAGATCATCTTCGTCGATCTGCGCGACCGCGAGGGCATCGTGCAGGTCGTCATCGATCCCGCTTCGGTCGGCGACGAGCTGATGGAACAGGCGAAGACCCTGCGCGGCGAGTTCGTCGTCTCCATCCGCGGGCGCGTGCGCACCCGCCCCGAAGGCACGCGCAACGACGGCATCGAGACCGGCGACGTCGAAGTCTCCGCGACCGATTTCGAAATCCTCAACGAGGCCGCCGTGCCGCCCTTCGTGATCGTCGACGACGTGGACGCGAGCGAGGACCTGCGTCTGCGTTATCGCTATCTCGACCTGCGACGCACGCGGTTGCAGCGAATGCTGATGCTGCGCCACCAGGTGGCTCGCCTCGCGCGAAACCATCTGTCCGACGCGGGATTCCTCGAGATTGAGACGCCCGTATTGACCAAGAGCACCCCCGAAGGCGCGCGCGATTACCTCGTTCCCTCGCGGGTGAGCCCCGGGTCGTTCTACGCCCTGCCGCAGAGCCCTCAGCTCTTCAAGCAGCTCCTCATGGTCGCGGGCTACGACCGCTACTTCCAGATCGTGAAGTGCTTCCGCGACGAGGACCTGCGCGCCGACCGGCAGCCCGAGTTCACGCAGATCGACATCGAGACAAGCTTTCTGTCGCGCGACGACCTGTTCGTCCACATCGAAGGGATGATGGCGGCGATCTTCCGCGAGGTGAAGGGCGTGGAGCTGCCGTTGCCCTTCGAACGCATGTCCTACCGCGAGGCGATGGACCGATTCGGATCGGATAAACCCGACCGGCGCTTCGGGCTGGAACTCCGCGACCTGACGGCGGACTTCGCGAATTCCGAGTTCCGCGTGTTCCGCGGCGTCCTCGACGCGGGCGGCACGATCCGCGGCATCTGCGCCCCGGTGGGGTCGTACTCGCGCAAGCAGATGGACGATCTCGCCGCGCACGTGCAGGTCTTCGGCGCGCAGGGGCTCTTCTGGGGCAAGCTCGATGGCGGCGCGTGGACCGGCGGCTCCTCGAAGTTCCTCTCCGAGGCCGAGGGCCGCGCCATGATCGAGACCTTGGGCGCCAAGGACGGCGACGCGTTCCTGATCGTCGCCGGCAAGCCCAAGGTCGCCTTCGACGCCCTCGGCGCGCTGCGGCTGAAACTCGGCCGTGACCTGAACCTGATCGACGACGCGAAAAACGACCTGTTCTGGGTGGTCGACTTCCCGCTGCTCGAGTGGAGCGAGGAGGACGGCCGCTTCTACGCGATGCACCATCCCTTCACCAGCCCACGCGACGAGGACATCGCGCTGATGGAGACGGACCCCGGCAAGGTGCTCGCGAACGCTTACGACCTCGTGTGGAACGGTTGTGAGTTGGGCGGCGGATCGATCCGAATCCACCGCCGCGATGTGCAGGCGCTCATGTTCAAGACGCTCGGCATTGGCGAAGAGGAGGCGCGCGAGAAGTTCGGCTTCCTGCTCGACGCCCTCGCCTTCGGCACGCCGCCCCACGGCGGCCTCGCGTTCGGCTTCGACCGGCTCATCATGCTGCTCGCGGGCACGACGAACATCCGCGATGTCATTGCGTTTCCCAAGACCGCGCGCGCGTCGTGCCTCATGACGGCCTCGCCGTCGGTCGTGCCCAACAGCGCCCTCGAGGACCTGGGCATCCGCGTCCTGCGAACCACCTGA
- the gspN gene encoding type II secretion system protein GspN, which produces MKRVLAALRGFIASLDWKQTALYAVVFVFVFFAVIYLSFPFDTIKATLVTELEARTGAKVEVARLRPLRMSGVQAEGVRLMKPSDNTQVLAEIDLMRFRVHIAPLFRRRTVVDFDLEAYGGGLSGVIEGRTGKRFAVAVNFLNLDLNRYNFAKLIEDYGQMNLFGKLSGSLNLFFDGVQKRNSQGAVDLKFEGMKIADATIMTKTLPEINFEPSAVKMDFKRSAFSISQWDMNGDNLSINMTGRVTVNDNLRNSRISFTLKAKPSETLLDQFAELAMMKAPDSQGWYTLRINGPFSKPNINFR; this is translated from the coding sequence ATGAAACGGGTGCTGGCGGCCCTGAGGGGCTTCATCGCGAGCCTCGACTGGAAACAGACGGCCCTGTACGCCGTCGTTTTCGTGTTCGTATTTTTCGCCGTCATCTACCTGTCGTTTCCCTTCGACACGATCAAGGCGACGCTGGTGACCGAGCTCGAGGCGCGCACCGGCGCCAAGGTCGAGGTCGCGCGGCTGCGTCCCCTGCGCATGAGCGGCGTGCAGGCCGAGGGCGTGCGCCTGATGAAACCGAGCGACAACACCCAGGTGCTGGCCGAAATCGACCTGATGCGTTTTCGGGTCCATATCGCGCCGCTCTTTCGCCGGCGCACCGTCGTCGATTTCGACCTCGAGGCTTACGGCGGCGGACTCTCGGGTGTGATCGAGGGCCGCACCGGCAAGCGATTCGCGGTGGCGGTGAATTTTCTGAACCTCGATCTGAACCGCTACAACTTCGCCAAGCTGATCGAGGACTACGGGCAGATGAACCTGTTCGGCAAGCTCTCGGGCAGCCTGAACCTCTTTTTCGACGGCGTGCAGAAGCGCAACAGCCAGGGCGCGGTGGACCTGAAATTCGAGGGGATGAAGATCGCCGACGCGACGATCATGACCAAGACGCTGCCCGAGATCAATTTTGAACCCTCGGCGGTGAAGATGGATTTTAAGCGCAGCGCGTTTTCGATCTCGCAGTGGGACATGAACGGCGACAACCTGTCGATCAACATGACCGGCCGTGTGACGGTGAACGACAACCTGCGCAACAGCCGCATCAGCTTCACGCTCAAGGCCAAGCCGTCCGAGACGCTGCTCGACCAGTTCGCCGAACTCGCCATGATGAAAGCGCCGGATTCGCAGGGCTGGTACACGCTGCGCATCAACGGCCCGTTCTCCAAACCGAATATCAATTTCCGATAG
- a CDS encoding nuclear transport factor 2 family protein → MTRARAVVLVAFAAFAAVIATGCGAHPELLVEKTLEARQKALASLDVEGYVALFHPQYRYKPDSTQTIRSQTEQRFTKYRTIQLYTTNRRVTFEQDGEIASVVQEFTLQAEMLDGQIVRHADTEYFKLKRHRRWGLFTEYLFYEGLSV, encoded by the coding sequence GTGACGCGCGCGCGCGCGGTCGTCCTCGTCGCATTCGCCGCGTTCGCCGCGGTCATCGCGACCGGGTGCGGCGCGCATCCCGAATTGCTGGTCGAAAAAACGCTCGAAGCCCGGCAAAAGGCGCTCGCGTCACTCGATGTCGAGGGCTACGTCGCGCTCTTCCATCCCCAGTACCGCTACAAGCCCGACTCCACGCAGACCATCCGGTCGCAAACCGAGCAGCGGTTCACCAAGTACCGGACGATTCAGCTCTACACCACCAATCGGCGCGTCACGTTCGAGCAGGACGGCGAGATCGCGAGCGTGGTGCAGGAATTCACGTTGCAGGCCGAAATGCTGGACGGCCAGATCGTGCGCCACGCCGACACCGAATACTTCAAGCTCAAGCGCCACCGCCGCTGGGGCCTCTTCACCGAGTATCTGTTCTACGAGGGCCTGAGCGTGTGA